The region ACGGGTGCTCTGAGGCGGGCTGCATCTCGCTGGGCGACCGGCCCTCCGATCCTACGGATGCCGGGATGCTGCTGGAGCATATGGCAATGGAAAGGGCCGGAACCCGGGATCGGCCGGATGAAATAATCATTGTCACAGGCGGACGCCGGATTCCTACCGGAGATATGGGATATTGGCTCAGCGGCAGGCTTCATGTTCAGTGCCGGATGGATGATCTGATTAATGTATCAGGACTGAAGGTTGCTCCCTCCGAGGTGGAGGATATCATCCGGAGGCTGGACGGTGTTCAGGAAGCTGTCGTGCACAAGGCTCCGCATCCCGTCTGGGGGGAAGCTGTCAAAGCTCGAATCGTCCGGAAGGGCGATGCGCTGTCTCAGGAGGATGTGAAGAGGTGGTGCGCGCGGTTTCTGCCTGCTTATAAGGTTCCGGGCTTTATTGCTTTTACGGAGGACATTCCGAAGACGGGTACAGGGAAGGTTATGCGAAAACAATTGGTAGAAGAGGAGTATGGTATTCATGGATAAGGAACAAACGGTATCTCAATTGCGGCAGCTCATGTCCGAACAATTGGGGCTCTCACTCCCGGATGTCATTAAAGAGGAAGACCGGCTGTACGAAGACTTAAACGCAGATTCGATCATGGTACTCCAATTGGTGGTATGCATCGAGGAAGTGTTCAACGTAACTGTGCCCGAGGAGGAGATGGATCCTGCCGTCTTCCAAACGGTCGGTTCTTTAGTCGATTTCATCCACGCCCTTAAGGGGGAGCACATCGCCTAAGTGGAAATCAAATCTTAAGATCATAGGAAGGGATGGATACGATGATGAACGTGAATGAACAGGATATCGTACAATTCGTGATTGATAGGGTGGCCGATTTGACCTCCAGACCGGAGCTGGCGGAGGAATTGAATGGGGACGCCCCGCTAGAGGATGCAGGCGTGGATTCGGTGCTGCTGGTCAACCTGATGATGCAGCTTGAACAGCAGTACGACATTTTTTACGAGGACGACGAGCTTCTGCAGGAGAACTTCGCCACCGCGCGCTTGATCGCACAACGCATATTGGCCAAACGGGCCGTTAAAACCGGGGTTTGACGTGAAACAAGCCCATTGCTTTCTGAACGGACTCGGTTATGGCTTGGAACAAGCCGGATGGGATGAACGTCCGCTCTATATCGGTGCTTGGGACGCGCCATTCAGCGTTACGGAGGACGGCAAGCTGACCTATTTCTCAGCGGACATCACACCGGCCGAATATTTGCGGCTGTTCACCCGCCTGTACGGGGAAGGGGCCCTGGAGTGGTATGATTACGGGGCCGACAAGCTCGTCAACCTGAAGAAGTTTCTGGAGGTCCTGCGGCGTCATCCGGAGCTTCCTGTTTTGGTACAGCTCGACCTGTTTCATATGCCTTATCAAAAAAGAACGTTTCAAACTATGCATCAGCCCCATTTTGTCATCGTACACGGAATGCGGGGCGATCAATTCATGGTATACGACCGCTATTTTGAATGGGAAGGGTTTGTGGCCGAGAGCCATGTACACGATGCTTTTCTTAGCAATGAGCTGGGCGGGGGACTGCTGCTTCATCCCGAATGGCTCCATGCGCCGGACGCTCACGAGGTGGCGAGAATCTTCGAGGATACGATAGAGGCCGATCCGGGGGAACGGTCGCTAACCGGCATGGTGAGGCGGAGGATTATGCAGACGGTGGAGTCGCCCGATAGGTATCCGCCCGGGGCCTTGAAGGATGCAGTATCCCAGCTCGGCATCCTCGCCAAACGCAAATACAGCTACGGGCTGCTGTATCAATATTTTTCGGAAGCGCTTAATCAAGGTACGGAGCTGTATCAGGAGCAGCTGGAAGGATTCATAAGAATGTGGAGTACGCTCGCATACCTGGCGATCCGTACGTCCATGCCGGGACGAACCGGGGAAATCGGACTGCTGGTGGATAAGGTGGAGCAGCTGCACAGGACGGAGCAACAGCTGAAGGAGGAATTAATCGATGTCTATCATCGCTGGAAACCCCGATTTGCATGCGGAGTGCAGACCTAGGGTGGGCTGCTTCGACGGCCATTCCCCCCGGTTGAACGAACGGGTGATTGATGACCAATGGACAGGGTATCTGGCTGAATATACGGAGCTCATCCGCATTCCGCCGGTACGCTTTGCCAAGATCTTCGGGGGTTCGCTTCGCCAGTTTTCCAAGCAGCCGATGTCTTCGCTTCCGCAAGCCTCGGAGCGGCTGGCCCGATTATGCGAGGAATACGGAATCGATACGCTGTATGTGAACGCTCCTTATTTCATGCCTTTCTTAATGCTGGTTCGGAGCTTCGCCAAGCTTCCGCTTCGCTTCATGGTTATCGCCCATTCCGTCGCATCCGCCCGTTGGCTGACAACCTGGCTGTCCTGTGCGCCTTGGATTACAGAACAGGATTTGCTGCTTGCCAGTACGGAATCTTGCAGACAGGCGCTGGTTAATCTCTCACCCCGGTATGCGCATGCCCATAAGATCCCGTTATGCATCGACACCTTGCTGGCTGCGGAGCCGGTTCGGCCGCTTGCCGGTAAACGTCTGTTATCCATCGGCCGGCTGGAAGAGGTTAAGAACGTTCATGTGCTCTTAGAGGCTATGGCGGAAATAAAGCAGCGTGTCCCGGACACTGTATTGACGATTGCCGGAGAATATACGGGGTCTTTGCAGGAAGCGGACCGGTATAAAGAACGGCTTGAAGCCCTCGTAGCGGAATATAGACTGGAGCAAGCAGTGGAGTTTACAGGTCCCGTCCACGGGAGTGAGAAAGACCGCCTGTTCAGGGAATCCAGGCTTCTGGTCAACCTCTCCACCGATCCGGGAGAGACGTTTGGCTTCAACCTCCTGGAAGCGAAAGCCCACGGTCTTCCTGTGGTCTGCACCAACTGGGACGGCTTCCGGGAGCTGCTTGTTGACGGCGAGGACGGTTTCTTCGTCCAGGTAGATTGGTCCGGTGAACTTCCGAAGATCGATCTGGACGGGCTGGTTAGCAGCTGCACCGAGGTTCTGCTGGATGAGAAGCTTCACGGCAATCTCTCGCAAGGAGCGCGGCGCAATGCTCTAATGTACGACTATCGGACCATCATGCCGCAGATCAGGAGGCTCCTGAATGCTCCCCTTGGACAGATAGCGGGTGAGGCGGAGGAGACCGCCCTGCTGGAATCTTCTATGAGAACGCTTAACAAAATCTATCATTGCAGCTTATTGGAAGCGACAGGCTGTTTGAGTGAATCGCCGCTGTCGGTTCTGGATTGGCAGCCGCAGGGTGACACGGGGGAATGGATGCGCAGGGTGAAGCCGCTTATTCAACGTTTTGCCGGGAGGAACCATCATGCACACGTTTAAACTGTTCCGACGTCTTGCTCCCTACGTGAAGATCAAATGGAATTTAACCTTGATCGCTTATGTTTGTACGTTCCTGCAATTGGGACTCGTCATGCTTCAGCCCTTAATCTTCGCTTATCTGATCGACCACGTGCTGATTGGCGGAAACCGTAAGCTGATTGTCCCGCTGCTTAGCCTTTCCTTGGGAATAGGCGTTCTCTCCATCGTGTTCCTGTTTATCCGGGTAGGTCTGTTCCGCTATCTGGGCATCTGTAATATGCTGGATATCCGGAACGAGCTGTTGAAGCATGTCCGGCAGATTCCCATTCCGGAAATCCAGAAGGAAGGACCCGGGAAATTCTCGGCCTTGCTCGGGATGGATACAGCTACGATGGGAAATTTCCTCAACCACATCCTGGTCGAGATTACCTCACAGCTGTTTATGATGCTGATATCCCTCGGAATCCTGTTCTATATGGACTGGCGGCTTGGCATCGTTGCGACGCTTAGCATCCCCTTCCTCTTATGGGTGCCAGGGCTGTTCCGCAAGCCCGTGGCGCGTTATTCGTCCGACGTTCGAACCCATAATGAAGAGATCGGAACCTATCTCTATGAAGCGATCGAAAGTTCGCAGGAAATCCGGGCTTTAGGACTAGAGGGATGGGAACAGAAGCGGAATGAAACGATGTACAAGGGGCTGGTGAAGGCCAGCACCCGGGAAACGCTATATGCCGTTATGTCGTTTCAAATCAGCGGTTTCGTGATTAGCCTGATCCTGGCTGCCATCTATTGGATCGGCAGCGATCAGGTGCTCCACCAAATGATGACCGTTGGCATGATGGTTGCTTCCGTAACCTATCTGCAGAACGCTCTGAATCCGGTACAGCAGATTAACAACTTTTTCAGAGAGCTTCAAGGCGCGGAAGTTGCCATGGGCAGAATCGAGCAATTTATCCAGACCCCGATCGATCCCTATTCGGAAAACGAGAGGAAGCAGGCTTCGCCTGCAAGGAAGCCTCAGCTTGAAGCAACACCGTCCGATATCGAAGTGTGCAATCTGCGCGTCGGGTACGGTGGAACGGAAATCTTGAAGGATCTGTCACTATCGCTGTCTCCGGGCAAGGTTTATGCTTTCGTCGGGCGAAGCGGGTCCGGGAAATCCACTCTTTTCCGGGCGCTTATTGGGATGATGCCCGTTCTCGAAGGTGAAATTCGAATCGGCGGACAGAATCTGGAGGAGATGACCCGCAGCGCGATCAGCCGCAAGGTTGGCATCGTGTTCCAGGAGCCTTACTTATTCCGGGGTACCCTTATGGAAAATATTGCTGTCGGGAAGCTGGACGCAACGGAGGAGATGGTCAAGCAAGCAGCCCTGAATGCGCGGCTCGGATCTCTGCTGGATCAACTGCCGGAAGGACTCCACACGAAGATTGACCATAGAGGCTTCCAGCTATCCGGCGGACAGCGGCAGAGGCTGGCTATTGCGCGTGCCCTCTTGCACAATCCCGATATTCTTATCCTGGACGAACCGACCTCCGCCTTGGACCAGCTTACGGAGATTGAACTCATGGATTCCATACGCCAAGTCATGGCGGGCAAGACGGTTCTGGTAGCGACCCATCGCCTGCAAACCATTATGAACGCGGACCGTATTCTGGTGATGGAGAACGGTTGTCTGGTGGCGGAAGGCGACCACGAAGAGCTCATGAATCAATCGGCGGAGTATTATGCTATGGCCTCGACCTTCGAGCGCGATACATCTGTGGCCGGACAGGCCTCTCCTAAAGAGGGGGTGCTTGCATGAAGGGCATAGGCACCCTCAGAGAATTGTTTCAACGTGCACGAAGGCATGACCGGGGAATCACCTACGCGGCACGAAGCGGCGAGTCCGATTGGACAAGCTATGCGGAACTCGGAAACCGCATGGACCTTCTCGCTGAACGGCTGAAGCAGGAGCAGCTGCGTCCGAATTTTATCGGGGCCGTCTGGATGGCTCCGACGCCGGAGTGTCTGGCTGTCATCGGGGCCGTCATTTTGGCGGGAGGCATTCCGCTTCCCATCCACAGCTACATGCCAGGACAGGATATGCTTCGCCTCATCCGCAAATTTGAACCCGAAGCTGTGTTCGTCTCTGAAGAGAAGCTTCCCATCCTTGCGGAATGGAACATGCAAGGGGAAGAGTTGCCATTCTGCCTGTATGCAGGTATGGCAAGCGGACCGGTTACAGGAATAAGCGCAGCTCCGCGGCCGGTACGCCGGTACACGCCGCCAGAGGCCGCGCGTATGATATTCCTCTCCTCCGGTTCGACGGGAGAGCCGAAGGGGATCATGCTGAGCGACCACAACATGCTGTCCAATGTGGACGCGATCCTGGAGTACACGACTCTGTGCGACGAGGACATCGTTCTGCTCTCGAAGTCACTGGGGTATTGCTCGACCATTGTTGGGGAATGGTTCGCCGCCATGGCCTCTGGAGCCAATCTTGTTCTAAGCGGGGGCTTCGTGCATCCCTTCGAGATGATCCAGTGCGTCCGTAGGAACAAGGTGACCTTCTTATGCACTGTGCCGTCTGCGATTCTGCCTCTAATCCATTCTGCCAAATGGGCGGCGGAGGATCTGCTCACGCTCCGGCAGATGCTCATTGTCGGCGGCCCGATGCCTGCCGTCATGCTGCTTCGTTTGGCTGACCGTCTGCCTCACGTGAGGATAACGCCCTCCTATGGACTGACCGAAGCAGCTCCGCGCGTCTCGTATTTGCCCTACGCCCAGTTGAGGACGAAACCGCAATCCGCCGGGATACCCATTAACGGCGTCGAGCTGGCCATCGTTCAGGACGGAAGGGAGGCGGCAACAGGGGAGAGTGGTGAGGTGGTCGTTCGGGGGCCGAATGTGATGATCGGCTATTATGACGATCCGGATCGCACACGTGAGATCCTAGGCCCCCTCGGCCTGCATACCCGGGATACCGGGTATCTGGACGAGGATGGATATTTGCACTTGACCGGGCGAACCGATAACGCTCTCCTTGTCGGGGGACACACGGTGTACCCGGAAGCGGTCGAAAGCGTCCTATTAAGCTTGCCTGGGGTGGCAGACGCTGCTGTGTCGGCCGTAGAAGACCTTCAATGGGGACATCGTCTGATTGCCGTGGTAGTATCCGAGGCTTCCACAGAGCCTGTCAAGAGCCCGGAGCTGCATGCCTGGTGCGTAAAGCGGTTATCCCCGGCCTTGCGTCCCAGGGAATTCCGCTTCGTTACCGCTCTGCCCAGAACAGCCAGCGGGAAGCTGGATCGCAAAGCTCTGAAATCTATGGTGAAGGAGGAAGAACATGTCCATAGAGCATGAAGATCTATTCTTTAAGGTGAGAGAAACGATAGCCGCTGTGGCCAAGAGGCTAACAAGCGAGGTCGAGCTGGACCATGCTTTGGTAGATGATCTGGGAATCGACTCCATTCAAATACTGGAGCTGCTGTCGGCTCTGGAGGATACATTCGGCTTTGAGCTGGATGTGGACGATATTCGCCCGGAATCGTTCCGAAGCGTCCAGGCCGTATTGCATTTTGTAGAAGGCAAGGTGGCTTCATGAAAGTATTCACCCCGGGCCATTTGCAAGAGCTGGCCGGCGAATTGCGCCGGACGTACCCGTTTTATAACCCTTATACGGACGTTGATTTCCATCAGCTGCCGATGACAGACAAACACTTGATCGCAGGTAACCGCGCCCTTTTCGAACATCCCGATGCGGGACGGGTGACTGAATCGTTCACCTCGGGAACTACCGGAGTGCCGTTCCGCTGCGTGAAAACCCCGGAGGAGATATGGACACTCTCGCTGACCCTGTATAAGCATCGTAAAAAGTGGGGGCTGCCGGCCAGACACCGGATGCTGCTGCTGAGCAACCGTCTGCTGGCGGAGCCCAGGTCCCTTAGACATTATGCAGAACTGATAATCAGGGAAGATCCTCATTTTATCCAGGGGAGAGCTTCCGCTCTCTGCGCGTTGGCCGAATATATGCGTGACGAGGGATATTCGTTGCCGTCTTCCCTCCTGTTTACCCAGAACTGGGGCGAAACGCTGCATGGCTCCCAGAAAGAAAGGATCGAGGAGGTGTTCCGCGTTCCATGCGTAGACTATTACGGTTTGGAAGAGTTCTGGTGTATCGCGTTCGCAGGCCAGAGCGGCCAACTGGAAATTGATGAGTCCGCCGTATATGTGGAAATTATCGATCAGGCCTCCGGACTCCATGTAGAGGAGGGGGAATTCGGCGAAGTGTTGGTCACCTCGCTGATCATGAGGAGTCTGCCTTATGTCCGTTACCGGACAGGGGATATCGGAAGTATTCGCAGGGACCCTGAAACCGGCCGTCTCCTTCTGCAACTGCTTCCCGTTCGAACCTCCCAGATTCGGCTGCCTGGAGAGCAGGTGCATTCCGCCGTCTTCCGGTATTTGGACAAGTTTTTTTGGGAGCTTGCTGCAGCCAGAGGAGTCCGCCAATTTCAGATCGTGCAGCATACATTCACCTCTTTTTCCGTCCGGCTGGCGACTGAAGCCCCTCCAAGCGAGTTCGAGGATGTGCAGACCAAGCTATCCGCTTTTCTTCACCAAGCGGCGGGCAAGCCGGTGAAATTGTCCATAGAAACCGTCTCAAGGCTCGAAGCCGATCCTGTCAGCGGCAAAATACCGTCCTTTGTTTGCCGTATTTCCTCAAATGAAGAAGGAGAATGAAGAGATGACGTCTCGTACGGATACGCCGGATGCCAATCCGGACATGATGAAGCTGGCGGCGATGGAATGTGCAGCTTCCTGCATCTTGACCCACTTATACCGGTCCGGGGCCAACCCTGATCTGTTTCTGCTGGATTACTGGAATGTCAATTATGTATCGCGCATTATTACGGCGAGCCAGCATGTGCGATTGAACAAAAGCTTGCCTTTTCTGTACGGCATCCATCTGGTTTACAAGGGAACTGGACCTGAGGGGCTAAAGCAGTCTGTTCAGTCAGGAAACCGTGCGGTAGTGAAATGCCGCCCATCCGATCTGGATTTTTTCCCTCCCCATATGCTGATCATGGCGGAGAGTGGATTCGATCATTATATCCTCGCTGATAGCTTCGATGAAGCGCGTAACGCCTTCAGAGTATTCGATCCCATTGTCGGCTTCAACGGATTCCTGACCGGAGAAGAGCTAATGCGGGCATCGGCGGAGCCGGAAGAGGAGGTAATCATTTTCTACGAGCTTCAGCCGGATCAAGAAGGGAAGGGGAAGGTGTTCGAGTCTCCTGACAAGCGTGATATCTTCGCCTATGCAGCCAAGCGAAACTACGACATGTATGTCCGTTCTCAATACAGTTCGGGTACCGCCGCATTGGACAGCTTTGCCCGGGATTTGCAGGAATCTCTAGCTTTAAGCCCGGAACAAACCTCGAACTGGTTGAACCAGAACTCGATCGCCATTGCTTCCTTAACCAAGCTCCGGTCTTCCATATGGAATAGCTTTGCCCAGCTGGGCGTGATGGACAAGGGGCAGGCGCTGGAAGGAACGAACCGGATCAGCGGGATCGTGAAGTTATGGACGACACTGAATTTCCTGCTTGTGAAATACCGCAAGCACATCGGGGACGAAGCGCTGCTGCGCTCGGCTCTTGCCAGACTGCGGGAAGTCCGGGATGCGGAGCTTC is a window of Paenibacillus sp. FSL H3-0469 DNA encoding:
- a CDS encoding phosphopantetheine-binding protein, translating into MDKEQTVSQLRQLMSEQLGLSLPDVIKEEDRLYEDLNADSIMVLQLVVCIEEVFNVTVPEEEMDPAVFQTVGSLVDFIHALKGEHIA
- a CDS encoding acyl carrier protein, giving the protein MDTMMNVNEQDIVQFVIDRVADLTSRPELAEELNGDAPLEDAGVDSVLLVNLMMQLEQQYDIFYEDDELLQENFATARLIAQRILAKRAVKTGV
- a CDS encoding DUF6005 family protein; the protein is MKQAHCFLNGLGYGLEQAGWDERPLYIGAWDAPFSVTEDGKLTYFSADITPAEYLRLFTRLYGEGALEWYDYGADKLVNLKKFLEVLRRHPELPVLVQLDLFHMPYQKRTFQTMHQPHFVIVHGMRGDQFMVYDRYFEWEGFVAESHVHDAFLSNELGGGLLLHPEWLHAPDAHEVARIFEDTIEADPGERSLTGMVRRRIMQTVESPDRYPPGALKDAVSQLGILAKRKYSYGLLYQYFSEALNQGTELYQEQLEGFIRMWSTLAYLAIRTSMPGRTGEIGLLVDKVEQLHRTEQQLKEELIDVYHRWKPRFACGVQT
- a CDS encoding glycosyltransferase family 4 protein → MSIIAGNPDLHAECRPRVGCFDGHSPRLNERVIDDQWTGYLAEYTELIRIPPVRFAKIFGGSLRQFSKQPMSSLPQASERLARLCEEYGIDTLYVNAPYFMPFLMLVRSFAKLPLRFMVIAHSVASARWLTTWLSCAPWITEQDLLLASTESCRQALVNLSPRYAHAHKIPLCIDTLLAAEPVRPLAGKRLLSIGRLEEVKNVHVLLEAMAEIKQRVPDTVLTIAGEYTGSLQEADRYKERLEALVAEYRLEQAVEFTGPVHGSEKDRLFRESRLLVNLSTDPGETFGFNLLEAKAHGLPVVCTNWDGFRELLVDGEDGFFVQVDWSGELPKIDLDGLVSSCTEVLLDEKLHGNLSQGARRNALMYDYRTIMPQIRRLLNAPLGQIAGEAEETALLESSMRTLNKIYHCSLLEATGCLSESPLSVLDWQPQGDTGEWMRRVKPLIQRFAGRNHHAHV
- a CDS encoding ABC transporter ATP-binding protein, translated to MHTFKLFRRLAPYVKIKWNLTLIAYVCTFLQLGLVMLQPLIFAYLIDHVLIGGNRKLIVPLLSLSLGIGVLSIVFLFIRVGLFRYLGICNMLDIRNELLKHVRQIPIPEIQKEGPGKFSALLGMDTATMGNFLNHILVEITSQLFMMLISLGILFYMDWRLGIVATLSIPFLLWVPGLFRKPVARYSSDVRTHNEEIGTYLYEAIESSQEIRALGLEGWEQKRNETMYKGLVKASTRETLYAVMSFQISGFVISLILAAIYWIGSDQVLHQMMTVGMMVASVTYLQNALNPVQQINNFFRELQGAEVAMGRIEQFIQTPIDPYSENERKQASPARKPQLEATPSDIEVCNLRVGYGGTEILKDLSLSLSPGKVYAFVGRSGSGKSTLFRALIGMMPVLEGEIRIGGQNLEEMTRSAISRKVGIVFQEPYLFRGTLMENIAVGKLDATEEMVKQAALNARLGSLLDQLPEGLHTKIDHRGFQLSGGQRQRLAIARALLHNPDILILDEPTSALDQLTEIELMDSIRQVMAGKTVLVATHRLQTIMNADRILVMENGCLVAEGDHEELMNQSAEYYAMASTFERDTSVAGQASPKEGVLA
- a CDS encoding class I adenylate-forming enzyme family protein, which produces MKGIGTLRELFQRARRHDRGITYAARSGESDWTSYAELGNRMDLLAERLKQEQLRPNFIGAVWMAPTPECLAVIGAVILAGGIPLPIHSYMPGQDMLRLIRKFEPEAVFVSEEKLPILAEWNMQGEELPFCLYAGMASGPVTGISAAPRPVRRYTPPEAARMIFLSSGSTGEPKGIMLSDHNMLSNVDAILEYTTLCDEDIVLLSKSLGYCSTIVGEWFAAMASGANLVLSGGFVHPFEMIQCVRRNKVTFLCTVPSAILPLIHSAKWAAEDLLTLRQMLIVGGPMPAVMLLRLADRLPHVRITPSYGLTEAAPRVSYLPYAQLRTKPQSAGIPINGVELAIVQDGREAATGESGEVVVRGPNVMIGYYDDPDRTREILGPLGLHTRDTGYLDEDGYLHLTGRTDNALLVGGHTVYPEAVESVLLSLPGVADAAVSAVEDLQWGHRLIAVVVSEASTEPVKSPELHAWCVKRLSPALRPREFRFVTALPRTASGKLDRKALKSMVKEEEHVHRA
- a CDS encoding phosphopantetheine-binding protein, which gives rise to MSIEHEDLFFKVRETIAAVAKRLTSEVELDHALVDDLGIDSIQILELLSALEDTFGFELDVDDIRPESFRSVQAVLHFVEGKVAS